The following nucleotide sequence is from Trifolium pratense cultivar HEN17-A07 linkage group LG2, ARS_RC_1.1, whole genome shotgun sequence.
CATTAATTTACTTGATGATCTTAAAGCTTCTGTCCACAGATTCTTTGAATTACCAGTTAAGGTGAAGAAATCTGTGAAAGAGAATTCACCTCCTGAAGTTGTGAGGTTAGGCACTAGTTTTAGCCCTCATGCTGAGTCAGTGCTGGAGTGGAAGGATTACCTACAGCTTGTGTATGCTTCAGTGGAGACAATTCATTCATATTGGCCTGCTGTATGCAAGTAAGTAATATACTTCTCTTTGTCTATGATTTGCTTTGTGCATCACctgaaattgaatttataatttatgtgaTGTCATGTCATCTgttttcatgaaatttaacTTTTTAGGATTTTAACATATAGAATATGAAATGCTGGATTATTattggtattaaccctctgaGACCTAGGGGAATGAGATCCGGTAATTTACAGTTGgaccgcgaggtaagtaaaactTAGTTATGAAGTGTTCCCTCTAGAAACAAACCGGAGTTATAGTATGTGTTCACCTTAAACACAAGGTTAATACAAAAGGTGAGCTGCCCTAGAGAGTTCTAAAGCCCTCTAGAAAAATGATTGTTACAATGCACTGTTTACAATAGGAATAATGGATCTAGCCCCTTTTCCCTCCTAAGTGCCTCATTTTATAGTCCATCATTTCTTGACCTAATGGGCTTTCCTTAGATTGGGATGTCAAGCCCAATAAGCTACGGCCATGATTACATACGCAGCTCGTCCGTACACGTGGAGTTGACACACGTAACTCACGTGTAGATCACGTGGAGCTGACACACGCGTAGCTCATGTCATTCCCACTGTTTACAATAGGAATAATGGATCTAGCCCCTTTTCCCTCCTAAGTGCCTCATTTTATAGTCCATCATTTCTTGACCTAATGGGCTATCCTTAGATTGGGATGTCAAGCCCAATAAGCTACGGCCCAGATTACATACGCAGCTCGTGCGTACACGTGGAGTTGACACACGTAACTCACGTGTAGATCACGTGGAGCTGACACACGCGTAGCTCATGTCATTCGTCTGTGTAGGTCACGTGGAGCTGAGGTACGCATAGCTTATGTCACTGTTTCTCCATACAGAACGCATGGCAGGCCAAGACGAGGTCTCATTGACTTGCATAGTTGATCTAAAACTTGAGCTCAACATGACCTGGATGGCCAAGATGAGCTTATTGTGTTGAGGTGGAGCTCAGGGTAGAGTTGGGCGGTGGCTGGCGATGGAGCACATAATAACTTGTGCGGTTGAAGTGTAACAGAGTACATGCGGTATAATCCCCCATTCCAGTCCAGAatgaaattgtatttttggGAAGAGATGATAGGATTGGAAAAATTACCATTTTATTTGCGGACAATTGTTTATGTAACAGAGAAGAATATGTAAACAATGATATCTGAATGTTTTTTAAATCATAAACTGTATTATTGTACCCTTTTGTGCTTATTGCGGAGAAAATAATTGGTACACTTTTCTACAAACATACATTTATTTGGCTACTTGATAATGTGcttaaaaataaagataaacaaATTTATGATTTAACACATTACAAAATCTAATCtgatatattaataaataataatagtaatcaaatttatttatattaacttAAGTAAGCTTATTAGGTAGGCCTAAAatgcttttttttaatatggCTTGTAACCTTGTCTTTTTAGTTCAATAGGCttttaaaaaagcctttgaccTTGCCTATTTAAAAAGGTCTGACCAAGACGGATGTAGGCAAGGTCATAGGCCACAGATGGTCGACCTTACCTATTTCTCACTCCTAAGTACAATGATATAAACTTATAATTGCTTGTAATTTCTTTTGAATAtgtgaaaataaatattgatatCAATCTTCATTGACTATCTTATTTGCAGGGATGAAGCACTAGAATATATGAAACATGCTGAAGCTTTTATTAGAAAATTACTTAAGGTGCTTCTTAAGAAACTAAATGTGAATGAGTTAGACAAAGAAAGAGAACAAACCCTAATGGGTGCAATGATATTAAGCTTCAATTACTACCCAGCTTGTCCTGAACCTGAACTAGTAGCAGGAGTATGTCCTCATTCTGATATATCATCTATCACTGTTCTTCTACAAGATGATATTGGTGGACTTTATTTAAGAGACAAAGATGGTAATAGTTGGATCAATGTTCCTCCTGTTAATGGAGCATTGGTGATCAACATTGGAGATGTGCTACAGATAATGAGCAATGGAAGATACAAAAGTATAGAGCATAGAGTGGTTGCTAATAGAAATAAGACTAGGATCTCCATGCCAATATTTGTTAACCCTACACCTGATAGTGTCATTGGCCCTTTACCAGAAATGTTGGAGAATGGGGATGAGCCACAGTATAAACAAGTTGTGTTTTCTGACTATTTCAAATATTTCTTCAGCAAAGGTCATGATGGGAAGAAAACTATTGAATTTGCAAAGATATGATGATTTGTTCTCATGAGTATTGATTGAAGCATGGTAGGTAGTCTTGTTGGTGTAGAAAGATATGAGAaatatttgtgtattttatgtGTGTTTCAAGTACAAGCAAAATCTTCTATTTATACTGTAggattgaaaacaaagaaataaagaaaataattacacataaagACTAATTAATCCTAACAtaattacaatataaattacaataatGAGAGATTTATAACATATCATAACATCCCCTAAAACTGAAGTGGGTGGAGTTTTGTGGACAAATTAGCAGGTTGATCAAAATTACCAATGGAGATAAGATGAAGTTTTCCATGAAGATGATGGTGGTTAATGAAGTGACAatcaatttcaatatgttttgttCACTCATGGAAAGCATTGTTGTGGACATTTTGAATGATACTATTATTGTTACAATAAGATTTGTCCAGAAAGGCTAAGATGTCTCTAAATCGGCAAAAAGCTAACAAAACCATACTgtaccaacaaaacaaaaaaaccataATATCTCATAAATCGTTTCAGAAAGAGCGCGTTATTATGCTTTTGTGCTAGAACGGGCTATCAAAGTTTGTTTCTTGCTAAGCCGGTAATCTCCtaggaaaattatttaaaaaaaaaaacttgtggtGTATCGAAGATCACTATGGATCACAACCTAATCGAAGTCAGAGTAGGCTTTGAGATTCAATGAGGATGCAACTAAGTACCCATAATATATCGAATAATTTAGAGGATATCAACATAATCGGTGGTACCAGAGGAGGCCATGAACTGTGAGGTAAATCAAGCTACCTACGAGCTGCCGACTTGAGCCGGAGTAAATCCAACATTGGGTTCTAGAGGagtattttcaattttaccatCAATGAGACATGTTCGAGAAACAAGAACAAAAGTGTtagaaataacataaaatcatTGATGTAGCTCTATCCTAACAACTTAAGTTTTTGGGATAATCAGT
It contains:
- the LOC123906175 gene encoding feruloyl CoA ortho-hydroxylase F6H1-3-like yields the protein MSTTPTNLIDFLVNQANGVKGLADLNLPNVPPQYFQPIQARLNKSKIIPQDSEQSIPIIDFTNWDDPEVQDSIFSAATNWGFFQIVNHGIPINLLDDLKASVHRFFELPVKVKKSVKENSPPEVVRLGTSFSPHAESVLEWKDYLQLVYASVETIHSYWPAVCKDEALEYMKHAEAFIRKLLKVLLKKLNVNELDKEREQTLMGAMILSFNYYPACPEPELVAGVCPHSDISSITVLLQDDIGGLYLRDKDGNSWINVPPVNGALVINIGDVLQIMSNGRYKSIEHRVVANRNKTRISMPIFVNPTPDSVIGPLPEMLENGDEPQYKQVVFSDYFKYFFSKGHDGKKTIEFAKI